AATAAGTTATTGACTGATTGCTTTTCAAGGTGGTGAAAATAAACTGTTATATCAAATTGTGAGATTCTTTAAATGGGAGCATGGGATAATTATGAATTGATCTTACAAGTGttattagaagaaaaaaaaacatttattggaTTTTTTACAATGAAAAAACAGGTTTCAACCAATACTACATACAAAAATGGTCTCCAGTTTTTGGTATGAAAAAGGATGTTGCAACAATGTAATGGAGGTACTTATTTACGTAACAAATTATCTACCTTAAGCCTCATTGAGGTTGTCTGCAATCTGGGAGAATCCTGCAGCATTAAGAGCTGTGACCAGGCTCTCCACAGTGGCTTGTGATCCCTCTCTATCCTGCCAGGCTACAAGCAGCAGTTTGGCCTGCATGTCAACATCTTCACTGTCTGTTTCAATCTCTCGCAACTCTGCTGCCTTCATCTCCAAATGGGATGCCAGCATCTTCCACTGCGTGCCCAGTTTGGCTGCTATGTCATCCATCTGCTGGTTTGTCACCATCTTGCTCTGTATGCTCGGACCTGGAAGAAAGACACAATAGGGTGGGATGGTGCGGTgtatatgacacatgcctttggtgtgggagacctgggttcgattcccactgtgatacatcaaccaatgtgtccctgaccaagacatgtaacccctagttgctccagaggcgtgcaacctctgacatacagttgtgttcaaaataatagtccaccatcactaacctcataaatccaattttttttggtagaagtgatatttctacatggcaaataatttactagtaagtgttgtagagtcatagaaaaccaacagagccaacagtcatgacatgcatgctgctcattctgtgtaattgaatctgtaattgaaagggcatgttcaaaataatagtgttgtgttcaattagtgagatgattgattctgtgaagaaacaggtgtcagttatggcccatatttaaggaaggaaggaagcaaatgttgtgcatgctggttatagtgcatttcacactgaaatactcagcaaaatgggtcgttccagtaattgctctgaggaacagcggactttaattaaaaagttggttggagaggggaaaacataaagaagtgcagaaaattataggctgctcagccaaaatgatttcaaatggcatccaaagcatgaacgacgtgggaaaaaacggtcaactaccatttgaatggatcgaagaatagccaaaatggcaaaggctcaaccaatgatcagctccaggaaaatcatagaagacttaaagttacctgtgagtactgttacgatcagaagaaggctatgtgaagcaaagccaTCAGCTAGaagcctatttatcgcataccagggatcatggatcagtttcaatacatcaaaatacttgaagaggtcatgttgccttatgctgaagaggaaatgcctttgaaatgggtcttttaacaagacaatgacccaaaacacaccagtaagcgagcaaagtcttggttccagatgaacaagattgatgttatggagtggccagcccaatccccagacctcaatcccatagaaaacttgtggggtgacatcaaaaatgctgtttctgaggcaaaacccagtaatgcagaggcattgtgtggaatgtagttcaatcgttctgggctggaatacctgttcacaggtgccagaggTTGgttgactccatgcaacacagatgtgaagcagttctcagaaataatggttatgcaactaaatattagtgcagtgattcaaagtaaagcaaacccttgagacatttttttcagtttatacagtacatgtttgagattgtaaagaaaaatgcaaatactgctattttttttgaacagcctaatattctcctttttcttcactttctgtaaaggtataacacaaacttgatcaattttggtcatgttttgatttggaattgaatgtgcagtgttctcaatgcattgatattatggaattaaaagctattctaaggattttgagcataattcactttttttaaacacactgctattattctgaacacaactgtatatagcaattgtaagtcgctttggataaatgcgtcagctaaatgacatgtaatgtaaaaaatgtaatgaatcgactttggagttaagcactgaagtcattcttaaaaaaggaagatgtgttcagagttttacCGACCGGAtatggcaaaagtttaatctatcaactagcgttgctctggttggctatgaatgcagagggaatttgaaagacaaccgtttatcccgcccctcggattgagccctgccaatggtgaattcccagacccaacatcttgatgtgggtctggcctGTCAGGCTAGTAAAATGCTCCATATATTCCTAAAGAAAAGCCTGAATTTAACACTATCCATTCCTCTCCTAAATTAATTCAATTTTGTGTTAAAAACATggatttgaaagaagaaaatatTTTGATATGGGTTGGCTATATGGTGGATATTACCCAAAACAAAGCAACTATTCAAACTCACTGTCATTGCTGTCTTTGAGAAGATTGTCTCCATTATCGTCGTCATCATCTTCTCCTGTCTTGATCTCTTCGGAGGGAATATCCTTCTGCATGTATGCAATGAAAATCACCATATCAGCgtatattagggttgggtactgttcACATTTTTACCGGTACTGATTATGGTACCTTGTTTCGGTACTTTCCCTTTGTAATGACACACAAATTagtttcagttgtaaaaaaataattccaaacctatttggtcatttatttagaacattttacactccACACAAAATAAGTGTAATCAACAAACTGCAGAGGCAGCGTAGTTTCACTTGGTCTGCCCTGTGCCTCTGAGCGTGTGTcagctctctgtcaacatgcagagaggacagataagatTGCGCTTACAGGTACTTAAGTTTGGCACCGATTGATTTAACATGAATCGGTTCTCTGTAATACCAAAGTAATTCGGTCGGTACCCAAAAAAGTTTGGTCGagtttggtacccaaccctagcgtATACAAAACAGTTTTTGGAGCCATCATGAAGTGGTTTTATATTGatgaatacaataaataaaaataaattgattttttttttttttttttttttttaaaagtaaaacaaaatccTCACCGGCAATTCTTTGGCCAGTTTGCTGACCATGCTGTCTAGGTAGTCTGCCAGGCTCTTGAACTTCTGGTTAGTTGGTTGAAAGAAGTGTGGACTTCTCCTGGACAGCAGCCTTAGAGCACGCCAGCCGTAGTTTGGGTTCCGCACAACCCTGCATTGATTTACAGgaagaaacagaaaacacacacacacacacacacacacacacacgagaggaAAACGGAATGAAGCCACTAATGCTTCTTTTGGGGGGGGAAAGCCTtatcacaatttaaaaaaaaaaacaaagatgtaAGACAGCATCACAGTGCAAACTTACTTGTACTCTTCCTCCACCATGTTAGCAGGGTCGGCCTGTTCAATGGCTTCCGCAAAGAATTCGTCCAGTGATGGCATGAACTCCCTGAATGAAAGACATCagatttaatacattttctgaTATATacaaaaaggtgtgtgtgtgtgtgtgtgtagatgggAACTGCTGGCTTGTTTTCTGAACCACTGACCTGCTGTCTGACTTGCAGGCCTCCATGTTGTCCTGGTTCAGGTTCCACAGTCGAGTCAACTCATCACTAACAAAACACAGAAGAGTGTGAATTATGGAAGTGACCTCCGCAGGTGTTCATTCCACTTCAGCTTCAGTCATGGTCTACAATTGATTATTCGCGAAAGATCTCTTTTCATTTGTCCCCACCTATCGCAGACAAACATTTTTGCAGGATGGACAATTACTATTACAAGTTTAAAAACCAGACTTAACATTAAAACCTACTCTGCTAGCCCACCCTTGTATTAGATCACATACTTTCCCATGAAAATCTTGCGGTCCGGCCCTTTTCCAAGGAAGTCTTCTGGAGCTTGTCTTTTCCTGGTGGGTCTTTTGGGTTTGTCATCTACTGGCCTGTTAGGAACAAGTGAGACCAACTGTTATTTTGGCATGCTAGCCCAAGCTCACACACTACATTCTTTCGTTTTAATAATGAACTAATCAATGtattaatcaaataaaaataaatgatctgCCCCGATTATGTTGTAAGATTAGGCTGTAGTACCTCTCTTTCACAAAGCTCGAACAGCCCTCATTTTTCCAGCTATTCCAGCTCTCCTCTGTGTTGAGAATATGCTGTCAAGAAGAACATTTCTAGTGTCATTAGTGTACAGAGAAGTCTAACAAACTGAACAGAAATGTGTATGGACAAGccttatttaatatttaataatagtATTCCCAATGCACAGCTTACCTCAACCATGGTGGCAAACTGGTCTCCATCAGGAGGGATCTCTCTCAGCAGCTACAAGAGAACAGTCACCGATTAATACAGATTTACTTTACTCTCTCTCTGGATTCCatgccaataaaaaaaaaaaaaaaaaaaatatcgctGGTGGTAAATGGAAAAATGAAATTCCTGAATTCGGAGGGTTGACCCTTCTAAGTGCCTACTGTATGTCTATCCAGGTGAAATCTTAACTTCCAAACTGGGAAGACAGTGAGGCacatttatttatagtgtcgTATGTCAGCGTGGTTTAGGTCTGACCTGATAAACCAGTTTAGTTGTCTCTTCAATCCATGTAGTCTGGTCATCGTTCAGAACACAGTTGGAGCTGTACGAGGACAAAGACACAACAAAATatgaaaaccccaaaaaaatGATGACGATGTTTTGTCacgcaatgttttttttgtttgacgtTCTGCAAGGTCAGAGTAGAGACATGCTTCACCTTTTGAACTTGACCTGTCCCTTCAGGTACTGGAAGAGGATGAGGTACTGCAGTAAAATGTGCCGCCTGAAGTTGCTGTCGCTGAGCTGCAAGTCCATGAGCTGGAGAGCAAAGAAAAACAGGTGAGcataaatacaaatgaaaaaaTTCAATACAGATGCAATCAGTGATTGATattgagatagatagatagatagatagatagatagatagatatatacacacaaatatacatttaAGAACATCTTATTTTAACAGAGTATGGAAATACTGAAATACAGCAGGTATTCTATTGACAAAGTCATATTCATACCGAAATAAagtatctacagtatgttgttgttTACCAAGTGTAATGTAATATCTCAGCCAGCCTTTCAAGCTGCAGTTGGtgacttttataaaaaaataagttgttgtcatatttgctgaaactgtcactaTATCA
This Sander lucioperca isolate FBNREF2018 chromosome 9, SLUC_FBN_1.2, whole genome shotgun sequence DNA region includes the following protein-coding sequences:
- the thoc1 gene encoding THO complex subunit 1 encodes the protein MSPPLFNFVDAKDKFTASARQALVGKTSKPLIHAFNQFPGNEAEKKTTFDQALRGVLGDQIVEQKASCDEYLSLIYLSISAVTEGICSATTPFLLLGDVLDCLPLDQCDKIFSFVEENVSTWKSNSFYTAGKNYLLRMCNDLLRRLSKSQNTVFCGRIQLFLARLFPLSEKSGLNLQSQFNLENITVFNKNEQESTLGQKHTEEKEDGMEVEEGEMGEDEAPAPCSIPIDYNLYRKFWTLQDYFRNPVQCYDKFCWMTFLKFSDETLAVFKSYKLDDMQASKRKLEEMRASGGEHVYFAKFLTSEKLMDLQLSDSNFRRHILLQYLILFQYLKGQVKFKSSNCVLNDDQTTWIEETTKLVYQLLREIPPDGDQFATMVEHILNTEESWNSWKNEGCSSFVKERPVDDKPKRPTRKRQAPEDFLGKGPDRKIFMGNDELTRLWNLNQDNMEACKSDSREFMPSLDEFFAEAIEQADPANMVEEEYKVVRNPNYGWRALRLLSRRSPHFFQPTNQKFKSLADYLDSMVSKLAKELPKDIPSEEIKTGEDDDDDNGDNLLKDSNDSPSIQSKMVTNQQMDDIAAKLGTQWKMLASHLEMKAAELREIETDSEDVDMQAKLLLVAWQDREGSQATVESLVTALNAAGFSQIADNLNEA